A genomic region of Corticium candelabrum chromosome 6, ooCorCand1.1, whole genome shotgun sequence contains the following coding sequences:
- the LOC134180955 gene encoding uncharacterized protein LOC134180955 yields the protein MLLLCALTVSRVWFRSLNSSLDKGYPRYNVKNLRKKVMLVRLTICLLAVALCYVSAAPFSPLHKRAARVSARVPSRFRRLAKDVVFDGCFGGTLGDVVQNSFHEVVDYNTNAICSDKCKELGSAVAFSRNSSCYCGDDYPLPVLEQPDNINATGLHGNCSYWCPGALSDNRSKSCSGEYCCGGPSAYSVYLVGETDVLRILVQRVMSNLVKNNYTIAKELIKTAKDKNVGLNKQALQSSIYKDHDARNANDGDLNTFSHTNHDDKPWLIFDLGADYEVAYVVVQNRRDNCCLKRLRNFYVQALDINARSVYTWPETAGGTDTYTYNKTLPAGTRLKAVRYIQIWMTVSENLHLAELEVWGTRDNVANELVNLAVFKSADQSSTRGDTYLQLGAAKAIDGFLEGNLDLGSVTHTDEDESPWWKVNLGAMYEINSVVLWNRIEYEDRLKSQNIEISLYDDEDREVTFNNKTDYRVTARTVGARIFQVNFTKPQWAQYVKVSQNIKQFLSLAEVQVIGSGPTLVNVAIQKPATQSSTLYSADASRGNDNNIYNRLNGHSVTHTDDDIKSYWKVDLLVPTTVHKVYLWNRGDCCQDRLRLFTVMFLGVDGKPVRDNIDENSNHNQLTFFYDIDPPAKGVRYVQIEQVNRQILSLTEVQVISDAKPALEVRLAGQTATSKGDGAISECVIAADGNYSAYSCQNANVSTVAFPVSEIAKKDQFDSPIQETPLKTYDVVLDNKQGTEEQTLVKTYTVAKSAASTWNVEAGVSVSVKYSNTATVKVGMVFEQSVSFGLTLGFSFTFGYSKTSTESETDSLQIRLEAPAGGNASATFVQQLVPRRVRWKATFATRGHVGVMFQEETVNDVDLARVLTEEQRSIYGFGVIDYGERPVVIARVSSYRPAEGREDEHTIRQPGEMRGPNSFQSKSFDKKDDDLKND from the exons attGCACAAGCGTGCAGCAAGAGTCTCGGCTCGTGTGCCGTCGAGATTTCGCCGACTGGCCAAGGACGTCGTGTTTGACGGATGTTTTGGAGGTACACTAGGAGACGTGGTGCAGAACAGTTTCCACGAAGTCGTCGATTACAACACGAACGCCATCTGCTCGGACAAGTGCAAGGAATTGGGCTCGGCAGTCGCATTCAGCCGCAACTCGTCTTGTTATTGTGGCGATGATTATCCTCTTCCAGTCCTAGAACAGCCGGACAATATCAATGCTACAGGTCTGCATGGCAACTGCAGCTACTGGTGCCCTGGAGCACTAAGCGACAACAGATCAAAAAGCTGCAGCGGTGAATATTGTTGTGGGGGACCTTCCGCCTATTCTGTGTATCTCGTGGGAG AAACTGATGTTTTGAGAATTCTTGTGCAGCGCGTCATGTCAAACCTTGTCAAGAATAACTACACAATAGCTAAAGAACTTATCAAAACGGCCAAGG ATAAGAACGTTGGACTTAATAAGCAAGCGCTCCAAAGCTCGATATATAAAGATCACGACGCAAGAAACGCCAACGATGGAGATCTCAACACTTTCTCTCACACAAACCACGACGATAAACCATGGTTGATATTCGACTTGGGAGCCGACTACGAGGTGGCGTACGTTGTTGTTCAAAATCGCCGAGATAATTGCTGCTTAAAAAGGCTTCGAAACTTTTATGTCCAAGCGCTCGATATTAACGCAAGAAGCGTTTACACTTGGCCGGAAACGGCCGGTGGAACGGATACGTACACTTACAACAAAACCCTTCCTGCCGGAACACGTTTGAAGGCCGTTAGATACATTCAAATTTGGATGACGGTTAGTGAAAATCTACATCTAGCTGAGCTTGAAGTGTGGGGTACTCGAGACAATGTCGCTAACG AACTGGTCAACCTTGCTGTGTTCAAGTCGGCAGACCAAAGCAGTACACGAGGCGACACTTATCTTCAGTTAGGAGCCGCGAAAGCCATCGACGGTTTCCTAGAAGGAAACTTGGACTTGGGATCTGTCACGCACACCGACGAAGATGAATCTCCGTGGTGGAAAGTCAATCTCGGCGCCATGTACGAAATCAACAGCGTTGTATTATGGAACCGTATCGAGTACGAAGACAGACTGAAGTCACAAAACATCGAGATCAGTTTATATGACGACGAAGACCGTGAAGTGACATTCAACAACAAAACCGATTACAGAGTTACTGCACGGACCGTCGGAGCCAGAATATTTCAAGTGAACTTTACCAAACCACAATGGGCTCAATACGTGAAAGTCTCTCAGAATATCAAACAGTTTTTGAGTCTCGCCGAAGTGCAAGTGATCGGTAGCGGTCCGACGCTCGTTAACGTCGCCATCCAAAAGCCCGCCACACAGAGCTCGACTCTCTACAGCGCCGACGCGTCGCGCGGTAACGACAACAATATCTACAACAGACTGAACGGACatagtgtcacacacacagacgacgACATCAAATCGTATTGGAAAGTCGATCTGCTGGTGCCGACGACCGTTCATAAGGTTTATCTCTGGAATCGAGGTGACTGTTGTCAAGATCGCTTGAGGCTCTTTACCGTCATGTTTTTGGGTGTCGACGGTAAACCGGTACGCGACAACATCGACGAGAATTCCAATCACAATCAATTGACTTTCTTTTACGACATCGACCCGCCGGCTAAAGGTGTGCGTTACGTGCAGATCGAACAAGTCAACAGACAAATTCTCTCTTTGACCGAAGTTCAAGTCATTTCCG ACGCTAAACCTGCTTTGGAAGTGAGACTTGCCGGTCAGACGGCGACGAGCAAGGGAGACGGAGCTATCAGCGAGTGCGTGATCGCAGCCGACGGCAACTACTCGGCGTACAGTTGTCAGAACGCCAACGTTTCGACCGTCGCCTTTCCCGTCTCCGAAATCGCAAAGAAAGATCAATTCGACAGTCCGATCCAAGAGACGCCACTGAAAACGTACGACGTCGTTCTCGACAACAAACAAGGAACAGAAGAGCAAACGCTCGTTAAGACGTACACCGTCGCCAAATCTGCAGCGAGCACTTGGAACGTGGAAGCTGGAGTGTCGGTCAGTGTAAAGTACAGTAACACGGCGACGGTCAAAGTCGGCATGGTGTTCGAGCAGTCGGTAAGCTTTGGTCTTACTTTGGGTTTTTCGTTTACATTTGGATACAGCAAGACGAGCACCGAGTCGGAAACCGATTCTTTACAAATCCGACTCGAGGCACCGGCCGGAGGGAACGCATCCGCAACGTTTGTACAACAGTTGGTGCCGAGACGAGTGAGATGGAAGGCGACGTTTGCGACGCGAGGCCACGTCGGCGTCATGTTTCAAGAGGAGACCGTCAACGACGTCGATTTAGCGCGCGTACTGACAGAAGAACAGCGCAGCATTTACGGATTTGGCGTCATCGACTATGGGGAGCGTCCGGTCGTCATCGCGCGCGTTAGTTCGTATAGACCGGCGGAAGGAAGAGAAGATGAACACACAATCAGACAGCCAGGGGAGATGAGAGGCCCAAACTCTTTCCAGAGTAAAAGCTTCGACAAGAAAGACGATGACTTGAAAAACGATTAG